In Apium graveolens cultivar Ventura chromosome 10, ASM990537v1, whole genome shotgun sequence, the following are encoded in one genomic region:
- the LOC141690715 gene encoding putative receptor-like serine/threonine-protein kinase At4g34500 — MGFSIKMLAEIGGLFQWGQAEREFKVEVEAIGKVRHKNLVGLIGYCVEGSQRLLVYEYVDNGNLEQWLHGDVGPISPLSWEIRMKIAIGAAKGLAYLHEGLEPKVVHRDVKSNNILMDRKWNPKVLDFGFAKLLGFEISHVTTRVIGTFRYISLDYASTGMLNVMKI; from the exons ATGGGTTTCTCAATTAAG ATGCTTGCGGAGATTGGTGGTCTGTTTCAATG GGGTCAAGCAGAGAGGGAGTTCAAGGTGGAAGTAGAAGCTATTGGAAAAGTAAGGCATAAGAACCTTGTAGGTTTGATTGGTTACTGTGTTGAAGGTTCGCAAAG GTTACTTGTGTATGAGTATGTTGACAATGGCAATTTGGAGCAGTGGTTACATGGTGACGTAGGACCTATTAGCCCTTTGAGCTGGGAAATTAGGATGAAGATTGCTATAGGGGCTGCAAAAGG TCTGGCCTATTTGCACGAAGGACTAGAACCCAAAGTTGTGCACCGTGATGTTAAATCCAACAACATTCTTATGGATCGTAAGTGGAACCCCAAAGTATTAGATTTTGGATTTGCCAAATTGTTAGGATTTGAAATAAGCCATGTGACTACACGAGTGATAGGTACATTCAG ATATATTTCTCTAGATTATGCAAGTACAGGGATGCTTAATGTTATGAAGATATAA